GAAATCTTAGCTTGAGTGCTTTATGATAAGATGGATAACTGGATTACTGTATCAACGTATTACTTCAAATGCCTGATAATGCTGTAATGGTGCGACTGTGATAACCAGCTCTGTCACTTTAGCGAAAGCAGGCCCCTGCCGGCACCATGCGATGAAAGATTCCATTTTATGCTCCTCTCCTTCGGCCATTATAAATACATTGCCGTCGGGTAGATTCTTCACCTGGCCGGTAATA
The DNA window shown above is from Chitinophaga agri and carries:
- a CDS encoding acylphosphatase, giving the protein MEKIHKEILVKGKVQGVYFRASAKRTADDLGITGQVKNLPDGNVFIMAEGEEHKMESFIAWCRQGPAFAKVTELVITVAPLQHYQAFEVIR